In Zhaonella formicivorans, one DNA window encodes the following:
- a CDS encoding ABC transporter permease encodes MPKVVLRFIKVSRKFWGVAIFLATWQLLVSFNVMYPLMFGNLPSPVQVVTALLKLLQDQGFYYHIFSSFIRIALGSVAALVIAVPLGLFIGLSGWGREVLFPVFEMLRPIPQISWIPVAILLFPTVEGSILYITFLGAFFPILINTIAGVKSIPQVLLDAAKSMGARHRQIVTRVVFPAVLPFIFTGFTVGTGVSWMSVIAAEMISGKFGIGYFTWTSYTLMAYADTIVGMVVIGAMGSLCFSMIRGAERKLVKWRY; translated from the coding sequence ATGCCAAAAGTTGTTTTGCGCTTTATCAAGGTCAGTAGAAAATTTTGGGGAGTCGCCATCTTTCTGGCGACGTGGCAGTTGCTGGTTAGTTTCAACGTCATGTATCCTTTAATGTTCGGCAATTTACCGTCACCTGTACAAGTGGTAACTGCTTTATTAAAGCTGCTACAGGATCAAGGTTTCTATTATCATATTTTTAGCAGTTTCATCAGGATAGCTCTTGGCAGCGTTGCAGCTTTAGTGATAGCAGTACCGCTGGGGCTGTTCATCGGTCTATCTGGCTGGGGGAGAGAAGTACTGTTTCCTGTTTTTGAGATGCTTCGCCCTATACCTCAGATTTCCTGGATTCCGGTAGCTATCTTGCTTTTTCCAACGGTAGAAGGCAGTATCCTGTATATAACGTTTTTGGGTGCCTTTTTCCCTATCTTAATCAATACAATTGCCGGGGTAAAAAGCATACCCCAGGTATTGTTGGATGCAGCTAAATCTATGGGGGCAAGGCACCGGCAAATTGTAACCAGAGTGGTGTTTCCGGCCGTTCTGCCTTTTATCTTTACCGGTTTTACTGTTGGCACAGGAGTATCCTGGATGAGTGTAATCGCTGCAGAAATGATCTCCGGTAAGTTTGGTATAGGCTATTTCACTTGGACTTCCTACACATTAATGGCCTATGCCGATACCATTGTGGGCATGGTTGTCATTGGGGCTATGGGTTCCCTCTGTTTCTCCATGATCCGCGGCGCTGAACGAAAGCTTGTGAAGTGGCGCTACTAG
- a CDS encoding GatB/YqeY domain-containing protein — MSVLEQLNEDLKTAMKSGEKEKVSTIRMAKAAIQNAKIKKGQDLSQEEIIEVLFKEVKQRKDAIPQFSGHPDKVEALEREIAILNQYLPQLMGEDEIMRVIRESIAVLNPAGPKEKGKVMGYLMPKLKGKADGQAVSRLVDKALTEL, encoded by the coding sequence ATGTCCGTGTTGGAACAATTGAACGAAGATTTAAAAACGGCTATGAAAAGCGGTGAAAAAGAAAAGGTATCTACAATCCGTATGGCCAAAGCAGCAATACAAAATGCAAAAATCAAAAAAGGCCAAGATCTAAGCCAAGAAGAGATTATAGAAGTGCTGTTTAAAGAAGTCAAGCAGCGGAAGGATGCTATACCGCAGTTTTCCGGACATCCCGACAAAGTGGAAGCTTTGGAACGGGAAATAGCAATCTTGAACCAGTACCTGCCACAGCTGATGGGGGAAGATGAGATTATGCGGGTGATCAGGGAAAGTATTGCTGTTCTTAATCCTGCCGGTCCCAAGGAAAAAGGCAAAGTAATGGGCTATTTGATGCCGAAGCTAAAGGGCAAAGCGGACGGGCAGGCAGTAAGTAGACTAGTTGATAAAGCTTTAACCGAATTGTAA
- the pdxT gene encoding pyridoxal 5'-phosphate synthase glutaminase subunit PdxT, with the protein MLTIGVLALQGGVKEHLQMLQQLPGIEAKSIKKPEELNAIQGLIIPGGESTTIGELMNDFGLKEPVKRCAQAGLPIWGTCAGLILLAKKIVNQAESHLDLLDISVRRNGYGSQLDSFIAYQVFPKISPNKIPLVFIRAPYVEAVGRGVEVLGELDGKIIAVEQENLLATSFHPELTKDLTFHRYFIKKVKNYIQHQKSVNS; encoded by the coding sequence ATGTTAACTATCGGTGTCCTTGCCCTGCAAGGGGGAGTTAAGGAGCACCTCCAGATGCTGCAGCAATTACCAGGAATTGAAGCGAAGAGTATTAAAAAGCCAGAAGAACTTAACGCCATTCAAGGGTTAATAATCCCCGGGGGTGAAAGTACAACTATAGGCGAACTGATGAATGACTTTGGCCTGAAAGAACCTGTCAAAAGGTGCGCCCAAGCGGGCTTGCCAATCTGGGGGACCTGCGCCGGACTTATTCTTCTGGCGAAGAAAATAGTAAATCAGGCTGAAAGCCACTTGGACCTGTTGGATATTTCAGTTCGGCGCAACGGCTACGGCAGCCAGCTGGACAGTTTTATAGCTTATCAAGTTTTCCCCAAAATAAGCCCCAATAAAATACCTCTGGTCTTCATTCGCGCCCCTTACGTTGAAGCGGTAGGTAGAGGAGTTGAAGTGCTGGGAGAATTGGACGGGAAAATCATCGCTGTAGAACAGGAAAATCTGTTAGCAACTTCTTTTCACCCCGAATTGACTAAGGATTTGACTTTTCATCGTTATTTTATAAAAAAAGTGAAAAATTATATCCAGCATCAAAAATCTGTAAACAGCTAA
- a CDS encoding DUF3243 domain-containing protein: MEINNFDQWLDTLGTALEKAKAAGLPNKLISKSAAKLGDFLAENIKPDIPENRLLKEMWTVGGVEEQEALVSMLIKLIENRKIH; encoded by the coding sequence TTGGAAATAAATAATTTTGACCAATGGTTGGATACTCTAGGCACTGCCCTGGAAAAAGCTAAGGCGGCTGGCCTACCCAATAAACTAATCAGCAAATCAGCAGCAAAACTCGGGGATTTTTTGGCGGAGAATATTAAGCCCGACATCCCGGAAAACCGCCTGCTAAAAGAAATGTGGACGGTAGGTGGCGTTGAGGAGCAGGAAGCTTTAGTCAGCATGCTGATTAAACTTATTGAAAACAGAAAAATACATTAA
- a CDS encoding ArsR/SmtB family transcription factor has product MENVKNELEMLTAKAETLKAIAHPVRLCILKGLLDSGACNVSKMQYCLDLPQSTISQHLSKLRMSGLITAQRQGIEVYYSITDEQVRKLISALFN; this is encoded by the coding sequence ATGGAAAACGTTAAAAATGAACTGGAAATGCTCACTGCTAAGGCGGAAACCTTGAAAGCTATTGCTCACCCGGTACGCCTCTGCATCCTCAAGGGCCTGCTGGATTCGGGAGCATGCAACGTCAGCAAGATGCAATATTGTCTTGATTTGCCACAGTCTACCATCTCCCAGCATTTATCCAAATTACGCATGTCCGGTCTTATTACTGCCCAGCGCCAAGGTATTGAGGTTTATTATAGCATAACCGATGAGCAAGTAAGAAAGTTGATTTCGGCTCTTTTTAACTAG
- a CDS encoding ABC transporter substrate-binding protein — MYRRKFSLLLTVVLCLILLTAGCGSKQPALSTGPGNQPQQAQGKVIIGIGYQAPTAQTWGALIVKNLKLYEKYLSKVAPETQFVVEWFNSPSGPPLTNNMIAGKLQLSFMGDMPILINGEKGQTMRNYQSVFIAFDGKGEKGKNQALVVPKDGVTKVTDLKGATISTVIGSSAHRMLLEVLDKYGLTEQVTITNQDVTVGMTSIEQNKIAAHATWEPYPGLMLFKDNGRILIDGTETQVDYLDGIVADRPWAEANRSYVVAFLQALIEAHKFIREQPEEAARIFAEESGYPLEVAKQMVKSIRFDAAIYAKDLETLQGSRDFLIKLGKLTSLDLEKFVDTSYLEEAVKNSGLEYLTADELKGQWVKDKLY, encoded by the coding sequence ATGTACCGGCGAAAATTTAGTTTACTTTTAACCGTTGTACTGTGCCTTATTCTCCTCACAGCGGGTTGCGGCAGCAAGCAACCCGCTTTATCCACCGGGCCGGGTAACCAACCACAGCAGGCCCAGGGCAAGGTAATCATCGGAATCGGTTATCAGGCCCCTACAGCCCAAACCTGGGGAGCATTAATTGTCAAAAACCTCAAGTTATATGAAAAATATCTCAGCAAAGTAGCCCCCGAAACCCAATTTGTAGTGGAATGGTTCAACTCCCCCTCGGGGCCGCCCCTGACCAATAATATGATTGCGGGTAAGCTGCAGCTTTCCTTTATGGGCGATATGCCCATCCTGATCAATGGGGAAAAAGGTCAAACTATGCGCAACTATCAATCGGTTTTTATTGCCTTTGACGGAAAAGGGGAAAAAGGCAAAAACCAAGCCTTGGTAGTTCCTAAAGACGGTGTTACCAAAGTAACGGATTTAAAAGGAGCTACAATTTCTACGGTAATTGGCTCCAGTGCTCACCGTATGCTTTTGGAAGTGTTGGACAAATACGGTTTGACAGAACAGGTCACCATTACCAACCAGGATGTCACAGTCGGCATGACAAGTATAGAACAGAATAAAATTGCCGCCCATGCCACCTGGGAGCCCTACCCCGGTTTGATGCTTTTCAAGGACAATGGCCGGATCCTAATCGATGGTACTGAAACTCAGGTTGATTATTTGGATGGAATAGTGGCTGACCGCCCCTGGGCAGAAGCAAACCGCAGCTACGTAGTGGCTTTTTTACAGGCTTTAATTGAAGCTCATAAATTTATTCGGGAACAGCCTGAAGAAGCTGCCCGAATTTTTGCCGAAGAATCGGGATACCCATTGGAAGTAGCTAAGCAAATGGTCAAAAGTATCCGTTTTGATGCAGCTATTTATGCTAAGGACCTGGAAACACTGCAAGGCAGCCGGGATTTTTTAATTAAGCTTGGAAAGCTTACCTCCCTTGACCTGGAAAAATTTGTAGACACCAGTTATTTGGAAGAGGCAGTCAAGAATTCGGGCCTTGAATATTTAACTGCAGATGAGCTTAAAGGCCAATGGGTTAAAGATAAGCTGTACTAG
- a CDS encoding fumarate reductase/succinate dehydrogenase flavoprotein subunit — translation MYITITTDVLIIGGGSAGTYAAIKAKEKAPELNVLVLEKAHIERSGAIARGMDAVNNAVVPGVATPEKYVEEVTKANDGVLDQETCYVLARQSYPMLSELESWGVKFPKDENGNFIVHHIHPEGRYTVPMDAEDLKKILAREVVKRGVEVLNRHTVTSLLTREGKVTGATALNTRTGEFVVVNAKAVVLTTGAAGRFGLPASGYLTATYEFPGNAGDGYAMAYRAGAELTGLECFQINPLIKDYNGPSCGYVVSPYGGYMANAFGERFTTTGYWSGHLLSKIKEEIDAGRGPVYLKMNHLDEETIRTLENILYVNERPSRGKFNAGRRVDIREHMVELHLSEPTLCSGHSSSGVWVNERAESSVPGLFVAGDVACVPHQYLAGAFVFGGIAGSNAAEWAKEFSWLEPDPGQIEQERDRVFAPLQRKEGIKPALMEYKLRKTVSDYLFPPKTEHRLDIALERFRRFAEEDLPMLYAADFHELGKALEVECILDCAIMAAEASKYRKESRWGFLHLRADYPERDDANWLKHVIIKKNPAAGKMEIYTKPVRVRGR, via the coding sequence TTGTACATAACAATTACAACCGATGTTTTAATAATTGGGGGCGGCAGTGCAGGTACATATGCAGCCATTAAGGCCAAAGAAAAAGCCCCCGAGCTTAATGTCTTAGTACTGGAAAAAGCCCATATTGAACGTAGCGGCGCTATTGCCAGGGGGATGGACGCGGTGAATAACGCTGTTGTTCCCGGCGTGGCAACACCGGAAAAATACGTGGAGGAAGTCACCAAAGCCAACGATGGTGTGTTGGATCAGGAAACTTGCTATGTTTTAGCCCGGCAAAGCTACCCGATGTTGTCGGAACTGGAAAGTTGGGGAGTCAAGTTTCCTAAAGATGAAAACGGAAACTTTATAGTCCACCATATTCATCCCGAAGGCAGATATACCGTACCTATGGATGCGGAGGACCTGAAAAAGATCTTGGCCCGGGAAGTTGTAAAACGGGGTGTGGAGGTTTTAAACAGGCATACCGTGACCAGCTTGCTGACCAGGGAAGGCAAAGTGACAGGGGCAACCGCGCTCAATACCAGGACCGGAGAATTTGTCGTTGTCAACGCCAAAGCGGTAGTTTTGACAACAGGCGCTGCCGGGCGTTTTGGGCTTCCTGCATCCGGTTACTTGACGGCTACCTACGAGTTTCCGGGTAACGCCGGGGACGGCTATGCCATGGCCTACCGGGCGGGGGCGGAGTTAACAGGTTTGGAATGTTTTCAGATTAACCCTCTTATTAAGGATTATAACGGACCTTCTTGTGGGTATGTGGTCAGCCCTTACGGGGGGTACATGGCTAACGCTTTTGGCGAGAGGTTTACAACAACCGGTTACTGGTCTGGACACCTTTTGAGCAAAATAAAAGAGGAAATTGATGCCGGCCGCGGGCCGGTATATTTAAAAATGAACCATTTAGATGAGGAGACAATCCGTACCCTGGAAAATATCCTTTATGTTAATGAGCGACCAAGCAGAGGAAAATTCAACGCCGGGCGCCGGGTAGATATCAGGGAGCATATGGTGGAGTTACATCTGAGCGAACCCACTTTATGCAGCGGTCACAGTTCTTCAGGTGTTTGGGTTAACGAGCGGGCTGAATCATCGGTGCCGGGATTGTTTGTGGCAGGTGATGTGGCATGCGTTCCGCATCAGTATCTGGCAGGTGCTTTTGTTTTCGGAGGTATAGCCGGGAGTAATGCAGCTGAATGGGCTAAAGAATTTTCCTGGCTTGAGCCCGACCCGGGGCAAATTGAGCAGGAAAGAGACAGGGTTTTTGCTCCGCTGCAGAGGAAGGAAGGCATCAAACCCGCGTTAATGGAGTATAAATTACGTAAGACAGTCAGCGACTACCTGTTTCCTCCGAAAACCGAGCATCGTTTGGATATTGCCTTGGAACGCTTCCGTCGTTTTGCGGAAGAAGATTTGCCGATGCTCTATGCTGCAGACTTCCATGAGCTGGGGAAAGCATTGGAAGTGGAATGCATTCTGGATTGTGCTATTATGGCTGCGGAAGCTTCCAAGTACAGAAAGGAAAGCCGTTGGGGATTCCTGCATCTGCGTGCCGATTACCCTGAACGGGATGATGCCAATTGGCTAAAGCACGTGATAATTAAAAAGAACCCGGCAGCCGGCAAAATGGAAATTTATACCAAACCGGTACGGGTTAGGGGGAGGTAA
- a CDS encoding phosphosulfolactate synthase, with translation MAIKIHKVTKHYPLKNRQKNITALEDVSLEINDKEFICLLGPSGCGKSTLLKILGGLENADSGQIIIDGREVIGPGQDRGMVFQDYGLFPWRTVQGNVEFGLELRKLGRRERQDISSKYLTMVGLKGFEHVYPYQLSGGMKQRVAIARALSLNPKIILMDEPFGALDAFTRMQMQDEITSIWEKEQRTVVFVTHDIDEAVYLADRIAIMTPSPGRIKAVIGIPLPRPRDRASVEFAEIRGRVFAQFEQLVKTTKKELTGNLAPAKNKAGHGWREVLEFPLADRQAKPRDSGLTMVIDTGLCLTETKELLDMAARYIDLYKLGFGTSSLYSTKLLEEKISLVRSYGVDIFPGGTFLEVAVMQHKLEEFLELCHYMGYSYIEVSDGTIEMDSATRSSAIKRAKEAGFKVVSEVGKNDPNSPASIAQIIRTIESDLEDGVEKVIIEGRESGQGVIIYDCYGNIIEPVLDSLILGVRDLNTILWEAPLKSQQQHLIARFGSNVNLGNIHHHEVLAVEAMRVGLRSDTLRNVRT, from the coding sequence ATGGCCATTAAAATTCATAAGGTTACAAAACACTACCCCTTAAAGAATAGACAAAAAAATATAACTGCTTTGGAAGATGTTTCATTGGAGATAAATGACAAGGAGTTTATCTGCTTATTAGGTCCTTCGGGATGTGGCAAAAGCACTTTGCTAAAAATTCTGGGAGGTTTGGAAAACGCTGATTCTGGTCAGATCATAATTGATGGCAGAGAAGTAATCGGGCCCGGTCAGGACCGGGGTATGGTTTTTCAAGATTATGGTTTATTCCCTTGGAGAACGGTGCAAGGCAATGTGGAATTTGGCCTGGAGTTACGCAAGCTAGGACGCCGGGAAAGACAGGACATTTCCTCCAAATATTTAACCATGGTGGGATTAAAGGGCTTTGAGCATGTCTACCCTTACCAGCTTTCCGGGGGGATGAAACAGCGGGTTGCCATCGCCAGGGCCCTTAGTTTAAATCCCAAGATCATTCTGATGGATGAACCTTTTGGTGCCCTGGATGCTTTCACACGCATGCAAATGCAGGACGAAATTACTTCTATTTGGGAAAAGGAGCAAAGGACTGTAGTTTTTGTAACCCACGATATAGATGAAGCAGTCTACCTTGCCGACCGGATTGCAATTATGACACCTTCACCCGGTCGAATTAAAGCTGTGATTGGGATCCCGCTACCCAGGCCACGGGACAGGGCGAGTGTGGAATTTGCCGAGATCAGGGGAAGAGTATTTGCTCAATTTGAACAGCTGGTTAAAACAACGAAAAAAGAACTGACAGGTAATTTAGCTCCTGCTAAGAATAAAGCGGGCCACGGTTGGCGGGAAGTGTTGGAGTTTCCCCTGGCAGACAGGCAGGCTAAGCCTAGGGACAGCGGTCTAACTATGGTGATCGATACCGGTTTATGCCTTACGGAGACGAAAGAGCTTTTGGACATGGCTGCCAGGTATATCGATTTATATAAGCTTGGTTTTGGCACTTCATCGCTGTACTCAACCAAACTATTGGAGGAAAAGATCTCTTTGGTGCGTTCTTACGGTGTGGATATCTTTCCGGGGGGAACATTTTTAGAGGTAGCAGTCATGCAGCATAAATTGGAAGAATTCCTGGAATTGTGCCATTACATGGGTTATTCCTACATTGAAGTTTCCGATGGTACCATCGAGATGGATAGTGCCACCAGGTCTTCAGCCATTAAACGGGCAAAAGAGGCCGGGTTTAAAGTAGTATCAGAAGTGGGGAAAAATGATCCTAATAGTCCGGCATCAATTGCGCAAATTATTCGCACTATCGAATCCGATTTGGAAGACGGTGTGGAAAAAGTCATTATCGAAGGGCGTGAATCAGGTCAAGGGGTAATAATTTATGACTGTTACGGGAATATCATTGAGCCGGTGCTTGATTCCCTGATTTTGGGCGTGCGCGATTTAAACACCATTCTCTGGGAAGCCCCGTTAAAAAGTCAGCAGCAACATTTGATTGCACGTTTTGGATCCAACGTTAACCTGGGCAATATTCACCATCATGAGGTCTTGGCTGTAGAAGCTATGCGGGTAGGGTTACGAAGCGACACGCTCCGCAATGTTAGAACATAA
- a CDS encoding uracil-DNA glycosylase: MKSFAELRKGIENCTKCSLYKTRTNVVLDRKPQKTVLFLLGEAPGGHEDMVSGEPFSGEAGKILTDFLAQIDLDRKHCYLGNTVKCRPTKPSSRGRFGPYANRKPTSAEIKSCSSWVEAEIGLVKPKVIATLGGVPLSTILGKQARLEDYHGKYFYSAKYGCFIFPLYHPASIIYRRQLAQTYAQDVFKLKEFLQELKKQGN, from the coding sequence TTGAAAAGCTTTGCTGAACTAAGAAAAGGAATTGAAAACTGCACTAAATGCTCGTTATATAAGACCAGGACTAACGTTGTTTTGGATCGAAAGCCGCAGAAAACTGTTTTATTCCTGCTGGGTGAGGCTCCGGGGGGCCATGAAGATATGGTTTCCGGTGAGCCTTTCTCCGGAGAAGCCGGAAAAATTTTAACCGACTTTTTAGCCCAAATCGATTTGGACCGCAAACATTGTTATCTTGGGAATACTGTAAAGTGCCGTCCCACCAAGCCTTCCAGCCGGGGTAGATTCGGCCCCTATGCCAATCGCAAACCAACCTCGGCGGAAATTAAGAGTTGCTCTTCATGGGTAGAGGCGGAAATAGGCCTCGTTAAGCCAAAGGTAATTGCCACGTTGGGCGGTGTGCCGCTAAGTACGATTTTAGGCAAACAGGCACGTCTCGAGGATTACCATGGGAAATATTTTTATTCGGCGAAATATGGATGCTTTATTTTTCCCCTTTATCACCCTGCAAGCATTATTTACCGCCGTCAGTTAGCCCAAACATATGCCCAGGATGTTTTCAAGCTAAAAGAATTTTTGCAGGAATTAAAAAAGCAGGGCAATTAA
- the pdxS gene encoding pyridoxal 5'-phosphate synthase lyase subunit PdxS, with protein sequence MTDRYELNKNLAQMLKGGVIMDVTTPEQAEIAEAAGAVAVMALERVPADIRKEGGVARMSDPKLIKEIKAAVSIPVMAKVRIGHFVEAQILQEIGIDYIDESEVLTPADEMFHINKRDFKIPFVCGARNLGEALRRIGEGASMIRTKGEAGTGNVVEAVRHMRTMLSEIRKLQLMPKEELMSAAKEMGAPFHLVEYVAEYGRLPVVNFAAGGIATPADAALMMQLGCDGVFVGSGIFKSGDPAKRAKAIVRATTYYNDPKIIAEVSEDLGEPMVGIEIDKIIEENRMAKRGW encoded by the coding sequence GTGACAGACCGCTATGAATTAAACAAAAACCTAGCCCAAATGTTAAAAGGGGGGGTTATTATGGACGTGACCACTCCAGAGCAGGCTGAAATTGCGGAAGCGGCAGGTGCAGTAGCCGTTATGGCCTTAGAGAGGGTTCCGGCCGACATCCGCAAAGAAGGCGGCGTGGCCCGCATGTCGGATCCAAAATTGATCAAAGAAATTAAAGCAGCAGTTAGTATTCCCGTTATGGCTAAAGTACGAATTGGACATTTTGTAGAGGCCCAAATTTTACAGGAAATTGGCATTGATTACATAGACGAGAGCGAAGTGTTAACTCCGGCCGATGAAATGTTTCACATCAATAAGCGTGATTTTAAAATCCCTTTTGTTTGCGGCGCCCGGAACTTAGGAGAAGCTCTCCGGCGTATTGGAGAAGGTGCCTCCATGATACGTACCAAAGGAGAAGCCGGCACCGGCAACGTGGTAGAAGCAGTGCGCCACATGCGTACCATGCTCTCGGAAATACGTAAGCTGCAATTAATGCCAAAGGAAGAGTTAATGTCTGCTGCCAAAGAAATGGGAGCTCCCTTCCACCTGGTAGAATATGTGGCTGAATATGGCAGACTGCCTGTGGTAAACTTCGCAGCAGGCGGTATAGCCACGCCGGCTGACGCAGCACTAATGATGCAATTGGGTTGCGACGGTGTCTTTGTAGGGTCAGGCATTTTTAAATCAGGCGACCCTGCCAAAAGAGCCAAAGCCATTGTGCGAGCAACTACCTATTATAACGATCCTAAAATTATTGCAGAAGTTTCTGAGGATTTGGGTGAACCCATGGTTGGCATTGAAATAGATAAAATTATTGAAGAAAACCGGATGGCCAAAAGAGGGTGGTAA
- a CDS encoding 4Fe-4S dicluster domain-containing protein, with product MSSNFKVNEQCNGCGLCVEICPMDVLRMNDDNKPYMKYDECWYCDACEKDCPMQAITVEIPYLVR from the coding sequence ATGAGCAGTAATTTCAAAGTGAACGAACAATGCAACGGCTGTGGGTTATGTGTGGAGATTTGCCCTATGGATGTACTCCGCATGAACGATGACAACAAACCCTATATGAAATACGACGAATGCTGGTATTGTGACGCTTGCGAAAAGGATTGCCCTATGCAGGCAATTACCGTGGAGATTCCATACTTAGTCAGATAA
- a CDS encoding PLP-dependent aminotransferase family protein — translation MESIQLNKQSDQPLYLQLYGKLQKLIENKQLHADYKLPPIRKLAEQLGVNSITVVNAYKLLEQNNYVYSKVGSGTYVAELKAGIKMNAEELTDELQPEELKLMDQGQIRIGPNTINFASATPTPELFPVEDFKNVLNEVLERDKGFAFGYQESQGFYPLRESIAVYLRDFGSSIDPGDIQIISGAQQGIDILAKALLNFGDYLVVESPTYTGAIAAFKSRGAQIIEVPIEQDGINIDLLEDKLKKHHPRFIYVMPHFQNPTGYSYSYVKKRVLLELANRYDTLIIEDDYLSELDYSGQELAPLKALDEQNRVIYIKSFSKIFMPGLRLAFLSVPQTIYGEVLAAKHTSDISTSGLIQRAFDLYLRKGIWQKHIMYMREIYQERYNAMAQALQSYLPREIEFYLPGGGLTFWLALPQGCSAQELYLECARRDVLFVPGSVFYPTSRSSKYFRLSFAAVYPEAIEDGIRIIGKAAEKLLGINNTKAEGAKGFAPLL, via the coding sequence ATTGAATCGATTCAATTAAACAAACAGTCAGATCAGCCTCTCTATTTGCAGTTATACGGCAAGTTGCAGAAATTAATCGAGAATAAACAGCTGCATGCTGACTACAAGCTGCCGCCCATTCGCAAACTGGCGGAACAATTAGGTGTAAACAGCATTACTGTGGTCAACGCTTACAAGCTTTTGGAACAAAATAATTATGTTTATTCAAAAGTAGGTAGTGGCACCTATGTAGCGGAGTTAAAAGCAGGCATTAAAATGAATGCAGAAGAACTGACAGACGAGTTGCAGCCTGAAGAATTAAAACTCATGGATCAAGGTCAAATCCGGATAGGCCCCAATACCATCAACTTTGCCAGTGCCACCCCAACGCCGGAGCTGTTTCCGGTAGAAGATTTTAAAAATGTTTTAAACGAAGTGCTGGAGAGGGACAAGGGTTTTGCTTTTGGATATCAGGAAAGCCAAGGTTTTTACCCGTTGCGGGAATCAATCGCTGTTTACCTGCGGGATTTTGGGAGCAGCATAGACCCGGGAGATATTCAGATCATTTCGGGCGCTCAGCAGGGTATTGATATTTTGGCCAAAGCGCTGCTGAATTTTGGCGACTATCTGGTGGTTGAAAGCCCAACTTACACCGGAGCTATCGCCGCCTTTAAATCCCGGGGGGCGCAAATTATTGAAGTCCCTATCGAGCAGGATGGCATAAATATAGATTTACTGGAGGATAAGCTGAAAAAGCATCACCCGCGCTTTATTTATGTGATGCCCCATTTTCAAAATCCTACCGGATATTCTTATTCTTATGTTAAGAAGCGGGTTCTATTGGAACTAGCCAATCGTTATGATACGCTGATTATCGAGGATGATTATTTAAGCGAGCTGGATTACAGCGGTCAGGAACTTGCACCTTTGAAGGCGCTTGATGAGCAAAACCGGGTGATTTATATCAAGAGCTTTTCCAAGATCTTTATGCCCGGTTTACGTTTGGCGTTTCTTTCAGTACCTCAAACTATTTACGGGGAAGTGCTTGCTGCCAAACACACTTCCGATATATCTACCTCCGGTCTTATCCAGAGAGCATTTGATTTGTATTTGCGGAAAGGCATTTGGCAAAAGCATATTATGTACATGAGGGAAATTTACCAGGAACGCTACAATGCCATGGCCCAGGCACTGCAATCTTATTTGCCCCGGGAAATAGAGTTTTATCTTCCTGGCGGTGGGTTAACTTTTTGGCTGGCGTTGCCCCAGGGCTGCTCAGCCCAGGAACTATATCTGGAATGTGCCAGACGGGATGTCTTGTTTGTGCCGGGTTCGGTATTTTACCCCACCTCCCGCTCCAGCAAGTATTTCCGCCTGAGTTTTGCCGCGGTTTATCCGGAGGCTATCGAAGATGGCATACGCATTATAGGTAAAGCAGCTGAAAAACTGCTGGGTATAAATAATACAAAAGCGGAAGGTGCAAAAGGTTTTGCGCCGCTACTCTAA